A genomic segment from Rhizoctonia solani chromosome 11, complete sequence encodes:
- a CDS encoding Retrotransposable element Tf2 protein has protein sequence MTSHCLYVKLFSGAEANYDTHNKELLAIIKALEEWCIFLKATDEPIQEPEIILPPEIFANMGTSEEELAVTEEIQVTLREDPSLEPIVWFLTEDADNAPLKTVVPASETLKEHLLREFHDSPLVGHLGQQRTLELLSHNYWWPGMKSSAKEWLECCPTCQANQKAYSGTISLKPLEVPPYLFHTISYNFITGFPKSQGFNAILVVIDSFSKMGHFIPTPKKVTVKGLAEIFVNNIWKVHRLPIKTVSDIGMTFTGKFLKALYKWLGSKPRFSSAYHPKSDGQTKQVNQFIEFYLRSYVMADHSNWAKWLPLSEFAYNNSKHSATEKTPFKLVFGRTPAMNPSNIPVSIPEADNIANCLLQEQKEAKAALGLSKEKMAGNKGTILGYSIGKKVWLDRKNI, from the exons ATGACATCTCATTGTCTATATGTCAAATTGTTCTCAGGAGCTGAAgcaaactatgacacccacaataaagagcttctggcaatcatcaaggcattggaggaGTGGTGTATCTTCCTAAAAGCAACAGATGAGCCTATCCAG GAACCAGAAATCATATTGCCACCTGAGATCTTTGCCAATATGGGTACAtcagaggaagaactggCAGTCACTGAGGAAATCCAAGTGACCCTTAGGGAAGACCCATCACTAGAACCTATTGTTTGgttcctcacagaagatgcAGATAATGCCCCCCT GAAAACAGTAGTCCCTGCCTCAGAGACCCTGAAGGAACACCTCctgagggaattccatgactcccccctTGTAGGTCACCTGGGCCAGCAAAGAACCCTGGAACTATTAAGCcataactactggtggcctggGATGAAATCATCAGCCAAGGAGTGGTTGGAATGCTGCCCAACCTGCCAGGCAAATCAAAAGGCCTACTCTGGAACCATATCCCTAAAACCCCTAGAAGTACCTCCATATCTgttccacacaatatcctacAACTTTATAACAGGCTTCCCCAAATCACAAGGATTCAATGCAATACTTGTGGTGAttgactccttttccaaaatgggacacttcatcccaactcccaagaaggtcacagtGAAAGGATTAGCAGAAATCTTTGTCAACAATATCTGGAAGGTTCACAGATTGCCAATTAAAACAGTATCAGATATAGGGATGACCTTCACTGGAAAATTCCTCAAGGCCCTATACAAATGGTTGGGAAGCAAACCAAGGTTCTCCTCAGCTTATCACCCCAAATCAGATGGTCAGACCAAACAGGTAAATCAATTCATAGAGTTCTACCTTAGGTCCTATGTAATGGCAGATCACAGCAATTGGGCAAAATGGCTCCCCTTGTCAGAATTTGCTTACAACAATTCCAAACACTCTGCCACAGAAAAAACTCCCTTCAAGCTAGTCTTTGGCAGAACACCAGCCATGAACCCCTCAAACATTCCTGTAAGcatcccagaagcagacaacaTAGCAAATTGCCTGTTGCAAGAACAGAAGGAGGCCAAAGCAGCCCTTGGGCTATCTAAGGAAAAAATGGCAGGGAACAAAGGAACCATTCTGGGATACTCAAtaggcaaaaaagtctggctggacaGAAAAAACATCTAA
- a CDS encoding Retrotransposable element Tf2 protein, translated as MASPILFVKKKNGKLHMCVDYWRLNSMIKKNVYPLPLPQNLIEKLQGAKIFSKFDLKAGYNLVQIKEGNKWKTAFKTKYGLFEYLVMPFGLTNAPAAFQDMMNEIFRDLLDVYVIIYLDNIVVFSLNKKDHKAHVREVLKRLQDNDLFCNIKKCHFHVKKIDYLGFIISEFGIEVNQSKVTDAMNWSVPKNVKNIQEFLGFVNFYRQFIPNFGNMAQPLYNLLKKDSLWKWESAEQQSFEGLKRCLTSAPLLLQPDTTKQFYVECNASDYTTGAILSQCNSEGKLAPVAYLSKSLSPAEKNYNIFDKELLAVIRAFKEWCHLLEGSELPVQVLTDHKNLEYFSTSQSLNKRQIRWANFLVDYNFQIIYRPGAQNKKADILSQRYDLVPLEGGVENQVLLKPELFISSITPDQEINDLIGEAIYKDNRLKEILDKLQNKEKVTDWELKEGLLWFQKKIFIPKNETIRNLILESRHDMLAAGHPGQARTLELVSRNYYWPSLKRFVNSYVSHCETCIQAKPTNQVPVGLLKPLQIPERPWEDIAYDMMWDYQFQKDSMPSSPLLINFQKWYISSPHSPLHLPSTLQIYLLHMYGNSMACPEAPYWTEGLLSMPSLFAISEFALNNLKQSSTGKSPFQICYGLNPQFSVGQKLDELVPNADKHAEFLEKGYDKVKAALSLSQERMKHFYDQHHREEEEIQVGDKVWLSHQNISTNRPSIKLSHKKLGPYLVIEKIGLHTYKLQLPHTMRIHPVFHINLLTKFHSDPHGQDPPQPAPIVTEEGEEEYEVEKILDSKWKEYRKARKLWYLVKWKGYDKGSNSWEPLIMWPMPKKQKKISTRSTLRQ; from the exons ATGGCATCCCCCatattatttgtcaaaaagaaaaatgggaaactaCATATGTGTGTGGATTATTGGCGTCTGAATAGTATGATCAaaaagaacgtctacccccTGCCATTACCACAAAAcctcattgagaaactacAAGGTGCTAAGATCTTCAGCAAATTTGATCTTAAAGCAGGTTACAACTTagtccaaatcaaagaaggcaacaaatggaaaacagccttcaagaCAAAATACGGGCtatttgagtacttggttatgccttttggctTGACAAACGCGCCGGCAGCTTTTCAAGATatgatgaatgagatattcagAGACCTTTTGGATGTGTACGTCATCATATATCTGGACAATATCGTAGTCTTCTCCCTGAACAAAAAAGATCACAAAGCTCATGTGCGGGAGGTACTCAAGAGGCTACAGGACAATGACCTCTTTTGCAATATCAaaaaatgccacttccatgtcaaaAAGATTGATTACCTAGGGTTCATCATATCTGAATTTGGCATAGAGGTCAACCAATCTAAAGTCACTGATGCAATGAATTGGTCTGTTCCAAAGAATGTcaaaaacatccaagaattcctaggatttgtaaATTTTTACAGGCAATTTATTCctaattttggcaatatggcacaaccctTGTACAATCTGCTCAAAAAAGATAGCCTTTGGAAATGGGAGTCAGCGGAACAACAGTCTTTTGAAGGCCTAAAGAGATGTCTTACATCAGCACCATTACTGTTACAGCCAGACACAACAAAACAATTCTATGTAGAATGCAATGCATCAGACTACACCACTGGAGCTATATTATCCCAGTGCAACTCTGAAGGAAAATTGGCCCCAGTAGCCTACCTATCCAAGTCCTTGTCCCCAGCTGAGAAAAATTACAAcatctttgacaaggaactgttagcagtcattagggcattcAAAGAATGGTGTCATTTGCTGGAAGGATCTGAATtgccagtccaagttctaacaGATCATAAGAACTTGGAGTATTTTTCCACATCTCAATCCCTGAATAAACGTCAAATCAGATGGGCCAACTTCTTAGTTgactacaatttccaaattaTCTACAGACCTGGAGCACAAAATAAGAAGGCAGATATCCTCTCACAACGCTATGAtttagtaccccttgaagggggggtagagaaccaggttctcctgaaaccggaactttttATTTCATCTATTACCCCagatcaggaaatcaatgaCCTAATTGGTGAGGCAATTTACAAGGATAACCGGCTTAAGGAAATTTTGGATAAACttcagaacaaggaaaaggtcacAGATTGGGAACTGAAGGAAGGTTTACTATGGTTTCAAAAGAAGATATTCATACCAAAAAATGAAACCATTAGGAACCTCATTCTAgaatctaggcatgacatgttagccgcaggacatccaggacaagcTAGAACATTGGAACTGGTTTCTAGaaattactattggccttCCCTAAAAAGGTTTGTCAATTCCTATGTCAGCCATTGTGAAACCTGTATCCAAGCAAAACCAACAAACCAAGTACCTGTAGGCCTGTTAAAACCATTGCAAATTCCGGAACGTCCATGGGAAGACAttgcctatgacatgatGTGGGACTACCAGTTTCAGAAGGATTCAATGCCATCCTCACCATTATTGATCAATTTTCAAAAATGGTATATTTCATCCCCACACAGTCCACTTCATCTGCCATCAACATTGCAAATTTATTTGTTACATATGtatggaaactccatggccTGCCCAGAAGCACCATATTGGACAGAGGGCCTACTTTcaatgccaagtttatttGCCATCT CTGAGTTTGCCCTCAATAATCTAAAACAATCTTCTACAGGCAAATCTCCATTTCAGATATGTTATGGCTTAAATCCCCAATTCTCTGTGGGTCAAAAATTGGATGAATtggtacccaatgcagacaAACACGCAGAGTTCCTAGAAAAAGGCTATGACAAAGTCAAAGCAGCACTGTCCTTGtcacaagaaaggatgaaacacttctatgatcaacaccacagggaagaagaggaaattcaagtaggggACAAGGTTTGGTTGAGTCATCAAAATATATCTACCAATAGACCATCAATCAAGCTTAGCCATAAAAAGTTAGGCCCCTACCTTgtaattgaaaaaattggatTGCACACATACAAACTACAACTACCCCAtactatgcgcatacatccagtttTCCATATAAACCTCTTAACAAAGTTCCACTCTGATCCCCATGGACAAGATCCTCcccaacctgcacctattgtcacagaagaaggtgaggaGGAATATGAAGTAGAAAAAATCCTGGATAGCAAATGGAAAGAATACAGAAAGGCAAGAAAGTTATGGTACctggttaaatggaaaggatatgacaAAGGAAGCAATTCATGGGAGCCGTTGATAATGTGGCCAATGCCAAAGAAGCAAAAGAAGATTTCCACAAGGAGCACCCTGAGGCAGtag
- a CDS encoding Retrotransposon gag protein: MSFDQMSDCELLDMVAKNMIILKKEFSQLQGAYKAQSDQLALLRAELEEYCNQSHNQHIFYSNQIQGATASIQAVQDQLLHMSTTCPTAPPPPPAPSGTATSTNLPALSSPSSDLKFAKPNKFSGKKEDALNFIIASAGDWVCPYKERKVFRGEAVPLLEDIDVFWAKFTKHYVDTNCNEKYCQKWNNLQQKTSVQEYTQEFQQYSMSLGYSDETLCDKYYNGLKNDIKDIMFSTMFQWRRAMAQQVYNKAEEIANHIESTRLSNPSVSSSTACTSPNVISQSTPTPTCTCLNVGDNVYMINPTTCCAKKGAITSIVEWRIKRYYDSFPLPQKDKHPAAAAPIKPIIAPTPVLASNAKGPGPMDLDGKGFASVMCHMCSGKGHFACNCPSKPMSGHVANIEWSWERPKEENCIEVILDEEESGKGKAKAN; encoded by the exons ATGTCTTTTGATCAGATGTCAGATTGTGAACTTCTTGATATGGTAGCCAAAAATATGATCATCCTGAAAAAAGAATTTTCACAATTGCAAGGTGCTTACAAGGCCCAAAGTGATCAATTAGCACTATTAAGGGCTGAACTGGAGGAATATTGCAATCAATCACATAATCAACACATTTTTTACTCcaatcaaatccaaggagccaCTGCGTCCATccaggctgtgcaagatcagctACTCCACATGTCCACCACTTGTCCCACggctccacctccacctcctgcaccttctggcactgccacctccaccaatctCCCTGCCCTGTCATCCCCAAGTTCTGATTTAAAGTTtgccaagcccaacaagTTTAGTGGCAAAAAAGAAGACGCCCTTAATTTTATCATTGCCT CTGCTGGAGACTGGGTTTGCCCATAcaaagaaaggaaggtgtttaGGGGTGAAGCGGTCCCCTTATTGGAAGACATTGATGTGTTTTGGGCCAAATTTACTAAGCACTATGTGGATACAAATTGCAATGAGAAGTATTGtcaaaaatggaacaacttGCAGCAAAAGACCTCAGTCCAAGAGTACACTCAAGAGTTCCAACAATACTCCATGTCCTTAGGCTATAGTGATGAGACTTTGTGTGACAAGTACTATAATGGCCTCAAAAATGAcatcaaggacatcatgTTCTCCaccatgttccaatggcgccGTGCTATGGCTCAGCAAGTTTACAACAAGGCAGAAGAAATTGCAAATCATATTGAATCTACACGTCTGTCCAATCCATCTGTCTCTTCCTCTACAGCTTGTACATCCCCAAACGTTATCTCCCAGTCCACTCCCACTCCTACCTGTACTTGCCTTAACGTAGGAGATAACGTTTACATGATCAATCCAACCACTTGTTgtgccaagaaaggcgctattACTTCCATT GTGGAATGGAGAATCAAAAGATACTATGATTCCTTTCCCCTCCCTCAAAAAGACAAACAtcctgctgctgctgcgccCATCAAGCCTATCATTGCTCCCACCCCTGTCCTAGCCTCAAATGCCAAAGGTCCAGGCCCAATGGACCTTGATGGAAAAGGCTTTGCAAGTGTCATGTGTCACATGTGCAGTGGTAAGGGACATTTTGCGTGTAATTGCCCCTcaaagcccatgtctggacatgtggctaatattgaatggtcttgggaaaggcccaAGGAAGAAAATTGTATTGAAGTCATTTTGGATGAAGAAGAGTCAGGaaaagggaaagccaaggccaattaa